A single Lycorma delicatula isolate Av1 chromosome 12, ASM4794821v1, whole genome shotgun sequence DNA region contains:
- the LOC142332758 gene encoding uncharacterized protein LOC142332758 — MDRTFVPDKSQYDFDFEKMPGMPLYALLPRKKEIKKPEKFTYEDITCKPLNLCPLPFDARYQSEISFKEQEIINRCKGIIPPPSNRTPSSTKTCLSKTNFPKDSIASPAQQNTLQLQKTNFSKDFTASPAQQNKLQMQQSEKNPLHFSRINSQQQMINGQMPQMSMPQQLTQPSVGMPQQYPCSPSGPPAKEIITSQCCLPPSQPCPCPPSGPPAAEVIVSQCCFPSLSPQPQPQQTPCPPPSGPSDKEVIMSQCCLPPSPPPPQPQQTPCPPSEPSAKEVIMSQCCLPPSPPQPQPQQYPSPPSEISGNEVIIPQYCLPPSQSQPQQYSSRPTGLSTEEVIILQSSLPSSPPKLQPQPPQYPCPPSGVSGNEVIIPQCCLPQSQPQQYSCPSSEPSAKEVMSQCLPPPQPQQYTCSASEPPPPPQPQQYTCSASEPPQPQQYTYSASEPPAKETIVSQCCLPPSPPCSYPPDLPMATSGLSGSLQQQNGTVCTSTENSCSVCGNEMISGTEFTSPSANNGEFCVTCGGEKLNYENGNANEFENVNANYGNGRNSMEDDCKICGNLCKNGNATNNGSCCCCSGGNCANCEN, encoded by the exons atggatagaACATTTGTTCCGGATAAAAGTcaatatgattttgattttgaaaaaatgccGGGTATGCCATTGTATGCTCTat tgccaagaaaaaaagaaattaaaaaaccagaaaaatttacatatgaagATATTACATGCAAAC ctcTTAACCTTTGTCCACTTCCATTTGATGCAAGGTATCAATCTGAAATCAGCTTTAAAGAGCAAGAAATAATAAATCGCTGCAAGGGCATAATACCACCCCcttct aatcgAACACCGTCATCAACCAAAACTTGtttatcaaaaactaattttcCAAAAGATTCTATTGCATCACCGGCACAGCAAAATACGTTACAGTTACAAAAAACTAACTTTTCAAAAGATTTCACTGCATCACCAGCACAGCAAAATAAGTTACAAATGCAACAATCAGAGAAAAATCCACTTCATTTTTCACGCATAAACTCTCAACAGCAAATGATTAATGGACAGATGCCACAGATGAGCATGCCACAACAACTTACACAACCTTCAGTGGGTATGCCACAACAGTATCCATGCTCTCCAAGTGGACCACCAGCCAAAGAAATTATAACATCACAGTGCTGTTTACCACCATCACAACCATGCCCATGCCCTCCAAGTGGACCACCAGCTGCAGAGGTTATAGTATCACAGTGTTGTTTCCCATCATTATCACCACAACCACAGCCACAACAGACTCCATGTCCTCCTCCAAGTGGACCATCAGATAAAGAAGTTATAATGTCACAGTGTTGTTTGCCAccatcaccaccaccaccacaacCACAACAGACTCCATGTCCTCCAAGTGAACCATCAGCTAAAGAAGTTATAATGTCACAGTGTTGTTTGCCACCATCACCACCACAACCACAACCACAACAGTATCCATCCCCTCCAAGTGAAATATCAGGTAATGAAGTTATAATACCACAGTATTGTTTGCCACCATCACAATCACAACCACAACAGTATTCATCTCGTCCAACAGGATTATCAACTGAAGAAGTCATAATATTACAGTCTAGTTTGCCATCATCACCACCAAAACTACAACCACAACCACCACAGTATCCATGCCCTCCAAGTGGAGTATCAGGTAATGAAGTTATAATACCACAGTGTTGTTTGCCACAATCACAACCACAACAGTATTCATGCCCTTCAAGTGAACCATCAGCTAAAGAAGTTATGTCACAGTGtttaccaccaccacaaccaCAACAGTATACATGCTCTGCAAGTgaaccaccaccaccaccacaacCACAACAGTATACATGCTCTGCAAGTGAACCACCACAACCACAACAGTATACATACTCTGCAAGTGAACCACCGGCTAAAGAAACTATAGTGTCACAGTGCTGTTTACCACCATCACCACCATGCTCATACCCTCCAGATCTACCAATGGCAACATCTGGTTTATCAGGAAGTCTCCAACAACAG aatggAACTGTCTGTACCTCTACTGAAAACAGTTGTTCAGTTTGTGGAAATGAAATGATAAGTGGAACTGAATTTACAAGTCCGTCTGCaaat aatGGAGAATTTTGTGTAACGTGTGGCGGAGAAAAACTTAACTATGAAAACGGAAATgcaaatgaatttgaaaatgtcAATGCAAAT tatggaaATGGCCGTAACTCAATGGAAGATGATTGCAAAATTTGTGGAAATCTATGTAAAAATGGAAATGCAACAAAT